The DNA sequence TATGTCCTATTTTATCAAGAAGTTCATAAAGTTCATTTGTGTTTAATATTTTATCATTTTGATAAAAACAAACTTGACGCATTCCATCTTCTAAAATTTGAATAACTTCTGCTATTAAGTTTTTTTCAAAATGTAAAATTTCATTAATTTTTACGCGCCCTTTAATTTGAACTATAAAACTTGGTTTTTTTGAATTTAGCAAGGGTTGGTGTAAAAAAAGTTCTATTTTTCCTCCACTTAATTTTTTTCCATAAATTCTTGCTTTAATAACTTTTGTGTCGTTAAAAAAAATAGCACAATCTGGTAAAATTTCTTTTAAATTAGCAAAGTTGGTATGAAAAATCTTTTGATTTTTTCTTTCATAAACTAAAAGTTTAGCATTTTCTTTAGGGATTATCGGATAATTTGCTATAAGCTCTTGAGGTAAATGATAATCATAAGATGAGAGAATCAAATCTTGCTTGATCACTCTGTTTCTTCTTTAGAGGCTGGATTGATTTTTTGAACAATTAAAATAGAGAGTCCATAAAGTCCGCAAAGAGGTCCGGCCATTAAAAATTGAGATAAAAAATCAGGTGGTGTCATAAAGGCAGAAAAAATAAAAATAACCAAAACAGCAATGCGAAAATGACGTTTTAAAAAAGAATCATCAATTAAACCTATTTTTGCAAAGAAAAATGCAATAACAGGCATTTCAAAAGCTAAGCCAAAGGCTATAATAACTTTAATAAAAAAATCAACATAAGTTCCTAAAGTAATAACAGGATTAAAACCTTCATTAACGCTAAAATTGATTAAAAATTTAAAGGCTAAGGGTACGACAACAAAATAACAAAAACAAGCTCCTAAAGCAAACATAATGCTTGCAAAACTTACAAAAGGAATTACAAGACGCTTTTCATTATCATAAAGTCCAGGTGAAACAAATTTCCAAAACTGCCAAAAAATAATAGGGATGCCAAAAACAAAAGCTGCAAAAAAACTTACTTTAATAGTAGTAAATAATCCCTCTTGCATTTCAATAACATTAATGTGTTTTGAAAATTCAGGTAAAACTTCTACAAGAGGAGCTTTTAAAACTTCTAAAATATAATTACGAAAGCTAAAGCATATTAAAAACAATACAATAATAGCAACAACACTGATAAAAAGACGTTTTCTAAGTTCAATTAAATGAGGTCGTAATTCTTCAAACATCTTATTTTTCCATTTTTTCTTCTAGTGAAGTAAGTTTGGGCTTTTCATCAGAGTTTAAATTTTGTCCACTAAGATTTTGTGATATATTATTTTTACTACTATCAAAAGTTAAATCCACTTTGGTTTTTTCTAAAATGTCTTTTTTAAGATCATCAAATTCTTCAAAGCTAAGTTTTTTTCTTATGTTTTGATTGCTTGAAGAAAATTCATCTTTATATTTTTTGGCTTCTTCTTTGAGTTCATTAATGCGAATTTCTTTTTCTATGCTTGATTTTGCATCATCAATATTTTTCTTTAAAGCCTTTAAAATTTTAGCTACTTGCACAATGGCTTCTGGAAGCTTATCAGGCCCTAAAACTAAAATTGCTACCACTAAAATAATTATAATCTCACCAAAACTCATCTATGACTTCTTTAATTTTTTAAGGAATAAAGGATAATTTTACATTAATTTTAATTACTTTAAAATTAATTGTATTGAAATATTGCTTAGAAATTAAAATAAGACTTAAGTATTGTAGGTTATTTTTAAATTTCTAAAATTTAAATAGAATTTTTTAGAATATATCAATTTAATTTTTACAAGCGAAGGATAAAATTACAAAAAACATTATTTAAAAATATAAAGCAAGTTCGTCACTAATTAAAAAATTAGGATTGTAATAAATTCCTTGTTTAAAATTTAATTTTTTTTCTTTTGCGAGTAAATTAGCTTTTTCTCTTTGTTTAAAATTTAATTTTTTTTCTTGGATACCTATTATGCTTCTAAGTCCTAAAAATAGATGCTCTAAATTTAAATCTTGCGGATTTAGTTTTTCTATATTTCTAAAAGTAGGATTTTCTATATAAGATTTTAAATTTTTAGCTGTATAAAAACGTTGATTCTTATGAAATCCTACTGCACTTAAACCACACCCTATATAATCTTTGCCTTTCCAATATCCCAAATTGTGTTTACATATTGAATTTTTATTTTTAGAAAAATTGCTGATTTCATATTGAAAAAAGCCAAGTTTTATTATCTCCTGAATAAAAAATTTCATTAGATTGGGAGCATTTTTTTTAAAATTTTCTTTTTTAGCAAAAGCAGTTTTTGGCTCTATAGTTAGATTATATGCACTTAAATGAGTAATTAGGGGTTTGATTTTTTCTAAATTTGAAAGTTCAAATTCGAGCATTTTTTTATTATCCATTTTAGTGTCATAGATTAGATCTAAATTAATATTAGAAAATCCTGCTTTATGTGAGTTTTCTAAAGCTTTAAAAATCATATCTTGACTATGAATTCTTCCAAGAAATTTTAATTTTTCAGAGTGAAAACTTTGTGCTCCAAAAGATATGCGATTAACTCCTATGTTTTTCATAGCTTTAAGCCAATTTAATGATGCTGAGTTAGGATTAGCTTCACATGAAATTTCAGCATTTTTGGCTAGATAAGGATATAAAATTTTAAAGATATGTTCGTAGCTACTTGCCTGAATGCAACTTGGTGTCCCACCACCTATAAAGAGCGTTTTTATTTGATTGTAATGGATTTTAAATTTTTTAAGATGAAAATTTATGTCATGACCTAGGGCCTTAAAATAAGATTTTTCATAATTTTCTTTTTTTAAGCTTGTAAAAGCACAATAATGACATTTGCTTTCGCAAAAAGGAATATGAATATAAAAATGCATAAATAATCCAAGCAATAATTTTAATTAAATTTTACTAATTTTAATCAAATTTTGATTTGATTTAAGTTAAAATAATTACTTAAGATGGTTAAGGAAGAAAAAAGTGGAAAAAGAAAAAAAATATAGACCAAATGTTGCGGCTATTGTTTTGTCAAGTCACTATCCTTTGGAATGTAAAATTTTTATAGCAAAAAGAAGCGATATGGATAATGTTTGGCAATTTCCACAGGGTGGTATTGATGAAGGTGAAAAAACTAAAAATGCTTTATTAAGGGAGCTTAAAGAGGAAATCGGCACTGATGAGGTTGAAATCATTGCTGAATATCCAGAATGGTTAAGCTATGATTTTCCTGAAAGAGTTGCTCAAAAAATGTATCCTTATGATGGACAAATTCAAAAATATTTTTTAGTACGTCTAAAGGATAATTCTAAAATCAATATACAAACAAAACATCCCGAATTTAGCGCTTATCAATTTGTTGAGGTGAAACAAGTTTTTGAAATGATCCATCATTTTAAAAAAAATATTTATATTAAGGTGTTGAAGTATTTTGAAGAGAAAGGTTATATCTGATGCTTATAGTTCAAAAATATGGTGGAACGAGTGTTGGTAGCTTAGAACGCATTGATGCGGTTGCAAATCGTGTTATAGAGAGTGTAAAACAAGGACATCAATTAGTCGTTGTAGTTTCTGCTATGAGTGGAGTTACTAATACTCTCATAGAACAAGCACAATATTTTAGCTCAAATCCTAATGGTAAAGATATGGATATGCTCTTAAGTAGTGGAGAGCGTGTTACAAGCGCTTTGCTTTCTATTGCCTTAAATGAAAAAGGATTTAATGCTATTTCATTTTCTGGAAGAAAAGCAGGTATTATTACAGATAGTGTTTTTACTAAAGCTAGAATTTCTTATATTGATTCCGATGCTATAAAAAAAGCTTTAAATGAAGGAAAAATAGTTGTTATTGCTGGATTTCAAGGTGTTGATAAAGAGGGTAATGTAACTACTTTAGGGCGCGGTGGGAGTGATTTGAGTGCTGTTGCTATAGCTGGAGCTTTAAATGCTGATTTGTGTGAAATTTATACTGATGTTGATGGAGTATACACAACCGATCCGCGTATAGAACCTAAAGCTAAAAAGCTTGATAAAATTTCTTATGAAGAAATGCTCGAGCTTGCAAGTTTAGGTGCTAAAGTTTTGCAAAATCGTTCGGTTGAGCTTGCTAAAAAGTTAAATGTAAATTTAGTTACTAGAAGTAGTTTTAATAATAATCAAGGAACAAATATAACAAAAGAGGATGGAATGGAACAAGCTTTAGTTAGTGGTATTGCTTTAGATAAAAATCAAGCAAGAGTAACTTTAAGAAATGTAGAAGATAAACCAGGAATTGCAGCTGAAATTTTTTCTATTTTAGCGGATGAAAATATTAATGTAGATATGATTATTCAAAATGTCGGAGTGGATGGAGCAACCAATTTAGGTTTTACTGTACCTCAAAACGAATTAGAATTAGCTAAAAATGCTATAAAGAAAATTTTACACTCAGATACTATAGTAGAAAGCGATAGTGCTGTAGTAAAAGTATCTATAGTTGGTGTTGGAATGAAATCTCACTCTGGGGTAGCAAGTAAAGCTTTTAAGGCTTTAGCAGATGAAAATATCAATATAGGTATGATTTCTACTAGTGAAATTAAAATTTCCATGATAGTGCATGAAAAATATGGAGAACTTGCTGTAAGGGCGCTGCATGAATGTTATGAGCTTGATAAATGAGTGATTTTTTAAGCTTTACACTTGAAAATATACGCAGTGGCGGAACTTTTATGGCGTGGATGGAATCTCGTCGTTTAGAGTGGGCACCTTTAATGCAGGTCAAGCTTAAATATTTACTTGAAGGACGTACGTTTGTATTAATGTGTGATGAGCAAAGATCTTGGTATGAAGAATATTTTTTAAAAAATATTAATACAAAAACAAATCGTCCTATGTTGCCTTTTGTATCTTTAAATTCTTTATGCAAAAAAAAGATACAAAAAGCTGAAGAAATTGCTTTACTTAATGATTTACTTGATATTACTTTTCCTAATGGTTATGTATATTTTTATATAGGATCTACTATGGATGAAAAATCCTTGATAGCTAAATCTAAAAATGATAGTTTATTATGGCTTTTTGATGAGCAATTGCAAAATAGCTTTTTTCTTAATTCTAAAGACAAAGATCTTGATATTAAACTTATTAGCCTTTATAAGCTTTTAGATTTAAGTTTAGATGCAATTTTATTTTCTAAGGTTGGTTTGGGATAATTTGTGTTTACAAGTAAGATTTTAATCAGTGAAGATTTTGAGCGTATTAAAGAGGAAATGATTGAAAAATACGGATATAAGCATTTAAGATTTATTCCTAAAATTCCAGCAAGCGATTTTTTACTTGATGATGCAAGATTGGTTGAAAAAGAAAGTTATATAGCAGAAGTTGATGAAAAAATTATTATTTTAATGGCACACAATTTTAGAATAGAAGCGCAAAATTTTTTATTAAAGCTTCTTGAGGAACCTCCTAAAAATATTAAATTCCTTATAGTTGTACCTTCTAAAAATTTACTTTTACCTACGATTAAATCGCGTCTTATATGTGAAAAGCGTAATACAAAAAAAACAAAAAACCATTTAAATTTAGATTTGAATAAAATGGATTTGAAAATATTGTTTGAATTTTTACAAGAAAATGAAAATCTAGATAAAAATGAACTCATGGAAAAAATTATTCTTTTAACTGAGCAAATGGTTAAAATAAAAGATTTTAATGAGAAAGAACTTGAATTTTTTTATGAAAGTTATGAGTTGGCAAAGCTTAATTCTAAAAGTTCTTTAATCTTGGCTACGCTTTTGCTTAATTTTTATACAAAGAAATAAAATGAAATTTTATAAAATCAACCCTGATACTGATTTTAATATAATTTGTTCTTTTATAAACCCTCATCAATTCGGGCGAAAAATTATGAGTCAAAAGACGCAAATTCATTTTGTCTTGATTAAAAATTTAAGTATAGCAGCTGCAAATATTTTAAAGCAAGATGCTTTGAGGGTTGGGGCTGAATTAGTAACTCACAAGGAAGTTATTACAGCCAAAATAACTCATTCTAATGCTCTTTTAATGGCAACAAAAGAACAAATTCAAAAATTAATATCAAAGGAAAAACTTCAAGATTTTGGGCTTAAAAAATTAGCTCTCTTTTTAGAAAAAGACTTTTTTAAACCTGAAAAAGTTGAGCTCATGGTAGTTATGAATATTAATGAAGATAGTTTTTATGCTAATAGTCGTGCCAGTAAAGATAATTTTGAAAAAAAATTAAATGAAATTTTAGCTTTAAATCCTGATTATATAGACATTGGTGCGGTAAGCTCAAGACCTGGGAGTCATTATTGTGGAAGAGAGGAAGAATTTAAAAGGCTTAAAAACATCCTTGATTTAATTTATTCAAAAAAATATTATGAAAAAAGTATTTTTAGCTTAGATAGTTTTGATGAGTTTTGTTTGAAATATGCTTTAGATAGAGGTTTTAAGCTGATTAATGATATTACTGGTTTAAAAAATGAAAATTTAGCTAGGCTTGCAAGTGAATATAAAACGAAGTATTGTTTAATGCATATACAAAAGGAACCAAGTATTATGCAAAATAATCCTTATTATGAAGATGTGCTTGATGAAATTAGTTTATTTTTTAAAGAAAAACTTGAAATTTTAGATAAATATGGAGTAAAAGAAAGTATTTTAGATGTTGGAATTGGTTTTGGAAAAAGTGCAGAACATAATATGATTTTAATCAAACATTTAGAACATTTTTTGCAATTTAAAAAGCCCTTACTTATAGGCGCAAGTCGAAAAAGCGTGATAAATGCTTATTTTCCGAGTGAAATTAAAGATCGTTTAGCAGGAACTTTGTATTTGCATTTAAAAGCTTTTGAAAATGGGGCAAGTATTATAAGAGTACATGATTTGTATGAACATCAACAACTTTTTGCTTTAGCAAGTGCTATGAAAAATATAGGAGTATAGGATGACTAAAGAAGATTATTTAAGAAAAGTAGCTTTAGCCAATGAATGGATGAAGGCTTATTATGAAAAAGATGAGCCTTTGGCAAGCGATGAGGAATATGATGCTTTAATTAGAGAATTAAAAACTTTTGAAAGTCAAAATGAAAATGATATTT is a window from the Campylobacter sp. RM10537 genome containing:
- the tatC gene encoding twin-arginine translocase subunit TatC, with product MFEELRPHLIELRKRLFISVVAIIVLFLICFSFRNYILEVLKAPLVEVLPEFSKHINVIEMQEGLFTTIKVSFFAAFVFGIPIIFWQFWKFVSPGLYDNEKRLVIPFVSFASIMFALGACFCYFVVVPLAFKFLINFSVNEGFNPVITLGTYVDFFIKVIIAFGLAFEMPVIAFFFAKIGLIDDSFLKRHFRIAVLVIFIFSAFMTPPDFLSQFLMAGPLCGLYGLSILIVQKINPASKEETE
- the tatB gene encoding Sec-independent protein translocase protein TatB, with the protein product MSFGEIIIILVVAILVLGPDKLPEAIVQVAKILKALKKNIDDAKSSIEKEIRINELKEEAKKYKDEFSSSNQNIRKKLSFEEFDDLKKDILEKTKVDLTFDSSKNNISQNLSGQNLNSDEKPKLTSLEEKMEK
- the hemW gene encoding radical SAM family heme chaperone HemW — protein: MHFYIHIPFCESKCHYCAFTSLKKENYEKSYFKALGHDINFHLKKFKIHYNQIKTLFIGGGTPSCIQASSYEHIFKILYPYLAKNAEISCEANPNSASLNWLKAMKNIGVNRISFGAQSFHSEKLKFLGRIHSQDMIFKALENSHKAGFSNINLDLIYDTKMDNKKMLEFELSNLEKIKPLITHLSAYNLTIEPKTAFAKKENFKKNAPNLMKFFIQEIIKLGFFQYEISNFSKNKNSICKHNLGYWKGKDYIGCGLSAVGFHKNQRFYTAKNLKSYIENPTFRNIEKLNPQDLNLEHLFLGLRSIIGIQEKKLNFKQREKANLLAKEKKLNFKQGIYYNPNFLISDELALYF
- a CDS encoding RNA pyrophosphohydrolase yields the protein MEKEKKYRPNVAAIVLSSHYPLECKIFIAKRSDMDNVWQFPQGGIDEGEKTKNALLRELKEEIGTDEVEIIAEYPEWLSYDFPERVAQKMYPYDGQIQKYFLVRLKDNSKINIQTKHPEFSAYQFVEVKQVFEMIHHFKKNIYIKVLKYFEEKGYI
- a CDS encoding aspartate kinase — protein: MLIVQKYGGTSVGSLERIDAVANRVIESVKQGHQLVVVVSAMSGVTNTLIEQAQYFSSNPNGKDMDMLLSSGERVTSALLSIALNEKGFNAISFSGRKAGIITDSVFTKARISYIDSDAIKKALNEGKIVVIAGFQGVDKEGNVTTLGRGGSDLSAVAIAGALNADLCEIYTDVDGVYTTDPRIEPKAKKLDKISYEEMLELASLGAKVLQNRSVELAKKLNVNLVTRSSFNNNQGTNITKEDGMEQALVSGIALDKNQARVTLRNVEDKPGIAAEIFSILADENINVDMIIQNVGVDGATNLGFTVPQNELELAKNAIKKILHSDTIVESDSAVVKVSIVGVGMKSHSGVASKAFKALADENINIGMISTSEIKISMIVHEKYGELAVRALHECYELDK
- a CDS encoding HobA family DNA replication regulator, coding for MSDFLSFTLENIRSGGTFMAWMESRRLEWAPLMQVKLKYLLEGRTFVLMCDEQRSWYEEYFLKNINTKTNRPMLPFVSLNSLCKKKIQKAEEIALLNDLLDITFPNGYVYFYIGSTMDEKSLIAKSKNDSLLWLFDEQLQNSFFLNSKDKDLDIKLISLYKLLDLSLDAILFSKVGLG
- a CDS encoding DNA polymerase III subunit delta', translated to MFTSKILISEDFERIKEEMIEKYGYKHLRFIPKIPASDFLLDDARLVEKESYIAEVDEKIIILMAHNFRIEAQNFLLKLLEEPPKNIKFLIVVPSKNLLLPTIKSRLICEKRNTKKTKNHLNLDLNKMDLKILFEFLQENENLDKNELMEKIILLTEQMVKIKDFNEKELEFFYESYELAKLNSKSSLILATLLLNFYTKK
- the folP gene encoding dihydropteroate synthase gives rise to the protein MKFYKINPDTDFNIICSFINPHQFGRKIMSQKTQIHFVLIKNLSIAAANILKQDALRVGAELVTHKEVITAKITHSNALLMATKEQIQKLISKEKLQDFGLKKLALFLEKDFFKPEKVELMVVMNINEDSFYANSRASKDNFEKKLNEILALNPDYIDIGAVSSRPGSHYCGREEEFKRLKNILDLIYSKKYYEKSIFSLDSFDEFCLKYALDRGFKLINDITGLKNENLARLASEYKTKYCLMHIQKEPSIMQNNPYYEDVLDEISLFFKEKLEILDKYGVKESILDVGIGFGKSAEHNMILIKHLEHFLQFKKPLLIGASRKSVINAYFPSEIKDRLAGTLYLHLKAFENGASIIRVHDLYEHQQLFALASAMKNIGV